A segment of the Centropristis striata isolate RG_2023a ecotype Rhode Island chromosome 15, C.striata_1.0, whole genome shotgun sequence genome:
gttaccaaaaactCATTATCCATTAGTGttgttattttagtgttttattttttcttgcccTTATTATACCCATTACGATAAAATGGGCGTCTTCTGCCACCTTACCGTAATCTGAATATAACGTTAACTTTACTACACTGGCAAATTTGTAGCGAGCTCACTAGCCAAACCTATTAATATTAGTTTACTTTCATATCATTTTACTCTTAATTATGTCTATGGTTTTACTCACCAGTTTCGTCGCCTCCTGTCCATGTTTGTGCTATCTCACTTCTTCCAGATGCGcgtaatatttttatattcattaCTTATTTATCGATTGTTTTCCAGGCTTAAATTAACATAAGCTAAAGTTACTTTTCTCCGTATTTTCTGCTTCTGTGTATTTGTTCTGGCTGAGTCACTTTGGATTATGTGTTTGCTTTTTCCATATTCTTAAATTCATCTTCTGTccagtttgtctttgttttactgtttgtttcGTCTTCGTAGTCCCATTCACACCAACAAAGACTAATTTGGAGTCGACGTCACAGCCACGTCAATGGAAGTTGCGTACGCAGACTGGACGAAAAATATGCAGAGGAAAAcaattgtgatatataaaaacaataaggaAACGGATGCGAAACAAAGACGAGTTTCGGGGGTAACGATGTCTTGCTGTGCCATTGGATGTTCgaacagaaaaagttttttaaaaaactggcGTTCATTCAAATCAATTACTTTCGTCAAAGACTCCCTTTGCTTCAAAGTAATCGATAGGAAtgaaggagtttttttttttttactattcctTTTCTGACATCGAACGGCACAGCCAGACATCGTTACCCCTGAAACTCTTCTGTTTACCTCTATTTCcttattgttttcatagattAGTTGTTGCATTCTGAGTTTCTGCTGActtaaagtaacatttacatACATCATAGGGGTAAATATTGATGTTCAACCACTCAAACTTTGGCCATTTAATGCTATTTTGGGTTCTTTACCATCCTGACAGTGAATAAGGGTCAGGAAATCACAGCACTGTTAAGGGTTAGCTTAGTCATGTAAGAAAATCTGTCATTTgataataaagcatgaaaataatcAGGAAAAACATCTGGACGATTGATATTATTTTGACAACTGTACTGCTCGCATCACTGGAACAAGCAGCTAACTGTTTAACTTTCTGCCACCAGTTAGGCTCCGCCCACGTCATCATTGTTGGTAAACAggagctgtatcccaaagtcaaggaaggatgctcaaacggctgaatttgaaggacactacgtcattgacatccgccgaaggactgtcccaaagtccaggatcctccagaggacagagtccttttTCTGCCCagattccaaggatgcatgtgtgtgtcctccCTGTGCCACgagtacccataatgccttgtgcacaccggtctaccaggagatttaaaaatagtgagcgtagaaacagcgacgccggcggcaTAATATGCGTTTacatatataagtattttcagtttacactgaatgttatgacataacttacaaaacgtgtgttcaaagtcaagcaaaaacatataggctacataaacaaatgccagaatattaagctaaaGATGATAAACGTCATCCTGATACGttgccagttaagttaattaatgtgtctcagtcgctaaaggtattgttaattaattgatatgagtcagatgatgatgtactatgtgcaactatgccattcagaaagttatacatttgtttattgtattaaCAGACCGAGAGTcggctattatccgttattgttatttataaataactgttattgtacttcctcccacagtccaaaaacatgcacttaggtttaattggtgactctaaattgcccgcaggtgtgaatgagagcgtgattgtctgtctctatgtgttagccctgcgatagtctggcgtcctgtccagggtgtaccccgcctctcgcccaatgacagctgggataggctccagccccccgcgacccgattgcggataagcgcttaatggtaatgaatgaatgaatgttattgtactgtactgtaaaataaaaattttaaaaaatcacagaacatctccatggtgagttatgtGCAGCTGCTGTTATTAAACTGAGTAggggccaaattcagccaggatcaatgaaatattcaggtttagtccactttgtggcttttacttggtaaatcgtggagattcaaccttaaagcatcatCTTCtatttccacaaatatgtgtcagagtgctgatgccaaagacacatccatgtcTGAACTGGTTTAGAAACTGCGGaactgaatttaagcaggacgtccaattacgcaatgacgcacagctgcacactctgaaGACTGTTTCATTTGTGCGTTAttacagtgaaaggaaggactctggccttgtctctggaggacccgactctgaaggaaggatcctaccaaggaaggatctttgactttgggatacagccagtaAATTGGTCTATACTGCTGTCAAGCTAAGCGTTACCATGGAAACTGAAGCATATAACCTGCTGTATTCTGACAGTAAATGTTGTGAAAGTCTCAGTCTTAATTTATGATATACTTTGCATAAGGGACAATTTAAGAAACTTAAGGTAGTTAAGGCAATCAGGCACTGGTGGTTATGCTTTAATAATTATGtcgatggggttttttttgttggtgtatGTTGTATGTGTTGCATggacatattttacatttaaacattaagCACAAAACAAGACACCAGAAATACTTCTGTGCCATTACGAGGCACAATGCATGAATTTAATAAAGTGCAACTCATACAAAAAGTCCCTAAGCCTTCTAGAGTGACCTTACAATCCTGGAATGTACAGAGGCctgaagctgccaaaataaataataaataaatgatgaattaattaatatgcCATTTAATGTACcacaaattatataaaaaaaagtacattcagGCATTAAGTAATTTATAATGTGACATAAATTGATATTTCTATATTTGTAGATCTATGTCtatctatgtatttattttcctccatcttatttatatttatttaaaaatgtatttatatgttttgcatttattttcatttttttaattgtattttctatttacttatttaaatgtattcatttgttttgttattttccgTGCATTTTTCCCCTCAATTTATTTCCCCAAAATATGTTTCtgtattgttttcttcatatatttctttaatttaaagCGTGTCGTCCTAAACTcttcaaaactttaaaaacataacTACAAGGaatatttatgttaaatatgttacaaattaataaaaaataaatgttaataaatcaataaatacaagGGCAATAAGAACAAAGAATAATAGGGGAATTAttcaaaggtaaataaataaataagcaaatttaaacataaacatcAAATTTGGTCccatttgataaaaaaaaaaaaaaatgcctatatttatttttattatcatttttggtACCATTTATTTGATTGGCTTATAGGTGAcgttaattttatattttatcaaacAATGAAtacttacatttatttgtaatatcacctttggtacatttaatggcctattaatgtatttactgggtcatttatttattttttcatttggcCATCATTGGTCCTCCATATAAATGCAGCTGTGCAGTGAGAAAGCAGGCCGCCACATTGAACAGTACGGTGTAAAGTGTTCACAGACTTCGAAGCGAGGCTTTTTATTACAGGTAAAAAGCCGTGATCGACAGTGCGAAACTGAAAAAGGCATCTGTTAGAAACCGTACCACTGCTCCGTCTTCACTTCTTCACATTTTCTTGTACAATCAATGTGACAAATTTTCCTAATGTGTAGGTTTGCTTACACGCTCTCATGTTAACTAACTTCTAAATATCTAACTTCCTGAAATCTACAGCAATCACAAGCTTATCACGTCTTTTCTAGAATAATCTGCATCCGATGTCGAGTCGAACCTGCTGGAAgactttgtctttttctttatgtCTGTCACAGAGCAGTTTCTCCCTCTCCGGCTCCCATGTCCACCCTCCTGTGCACCCTGCTGTCCTCTATATCCTCCCACTCGTCCTCCagcccctccccctcctgcGTTCTGATTGGCTGGCGTAAGCGGAGGAGGCGGTACCTGAGTGGCACCAGGAAGAGGGCGGGGTCGGGCATCGGGTGTGGCCTCTGGGGTGATGTCACTCTCTCCTGGGGGACGCATGCTCTGACCCTCTCCTCCCGCACGGTGACACGCCTCTTGTGTCTGGTGTCTGATTGGCTGGGGGATACCGGGGGAGGTGGAGACAGAAGCCAGTCTGACCCCTCTCCTTCAtaatcatcatcttcatcatcctcttcctcctcctcctccttaccTCTGGGCTCCTCCTCACCCTCTGCACCAGACTCGGTGCTCTGCCGTTGCTGGAACAGTTTTAAGCGTGCGGCGTGCAGCTCATGGCAGAGGGTGGTCGTGGTGACGTTTTGGCGTTGCAGCTCACGGCTCAGCAGCGTGATCTTATGGCTGCGGCGTTTCAGCTCCTCCAGGAAATGCCGCTCCTCCTCCCTGAGGTTCCGTCCCAGTGCGGACGCCCGCGCCCGGCCGGCCCGGAGCTCCCCGCGTGCAGCGACCATCATGCACTGCTGGTCCTCGAGGAGACGCACTGCGGCCTCGCAGCGGGCTGCaagctccgcctcctcctctgaaaaacataaacacacacaggttgaAGTGTAGAAAATACTTTACATCAGGATGTTAGAATTTCTTGTTGCTGTGTCTTTCTGTGCTCCTTCACTTGCTTAAAATAAAAtctgccttaaacctgcattctctctaatgaccagcagggggcgactccactgtcTGCAAAAAGAACTCAGTTTGTGTGAAAGTTAACAGGAAAATGAGCCTACTACTAAAAATTAGTTTATGTCTCAACCACtattttcaagtcttcttcaatacaacatgatgttcatttgttAAATTATGGTTCATTTAGAgtctaataatattttggtcactttaaagcatcttgttcagtgtttggtgggattaaataaaacttaaaacctaaaattaaagtaattccatttcacaacattaacaatgtgtttaaaacagcaaacgGTCATATTTTGTATAATATGTTACAAATGACGCTGCATAACAATTCGTAAGAACTCATACGAAGCTGTTCATGAGAATACCGATCCTGCATAATATCAGCTATGTACGAGCTTCTGGGGTCACATGggggaaaacattttaatacgGGGGGGAAACttatgcattaaaaataatagatacatgaaaaaaataattgggggagaaataattgtttgatgaaaaacaataacgataaaaaatgaaatggggAGAAAAATTGttaattggaaaaaataatGGGGGCGATAAAATAGATGGgggagaaataaaataaatagttgggCTTCGTAACTATTACTCACAAATATGATaacaaatactgtaaatataaatacattcaaGTAAAAAATTACGTTTAAGGTATTGCACATAcagtactagggctgggcgatatatcaatataaaagatatatcaatatatttttaaatgtgatatggaatcagagcatattgcatatatcggtatagtttaaaaaaaattatttcattatatataaatgatgcCCTTActggggtttgtcatatttagttcttttgtaatgtttgttaatcttttctcatataatatattaatacatataattatttcagaaaaagattggcctatttcatatcataggctatttttatttaagataatttttcatttaaatgtgcactttatggagcattGATAtgaaaaaaggtactcctgtacagtatttatgttcactttaataaatggtttcaataaaactagttgtgacatgtcatgtttGGCTTTGACTTCGACTGACCATTTGCTCTTGTAGTGTAAATCcattgaaaatatatatgtaatataagaaatgaatgcatgaCATGACAATGGCAAAaggtaggatttcagtttatatgtgaaaggaaaaactcattagacaagtcagcttagcatatccgaagcggatgctctggttgatacgataacattagaataggaacctgacctcccaagtgtgctcttacatcaaaagtggaacataacaagaaattacaggacattgaactttagttacacagaaataatgacgcacgaacctgcaaactaaaaagagaaacataGGGTGTTGTGTCCTCAGAGTTGTTCTGTTACTTGGATTTGTCTGTCACCTTtggcatctgtatctgtttttgatacctacaataaatcccgcacaaggctgtaattcgaatctacctggtcgtcaagtATTTTTCTTGAAAGATTTTCTACGACACTCAGGCAAAATATCAGCATATacatcgtatatcgatattcagcctaaatatatcaggatatgacttttggtccatatcgcccagccctatactGTACATCAAACTGTAAGTCAGAAGTTTTGATGTTTTACCTTCTGTGCTTCTGTCAGGAAACCTGGAGTCCAGCTCACAGCTCAGCTCTGCAgcatcacagacagacagacagacagacagacaggagaacaTGAGGCAGGCTGAAGTGTCACATAGAGAGCTGTGGAGCAGCAGCTGGCAGGCGAACACTGACCGTGGCAGCGCCTCTTCAGGTGTGTGATCTCCAGCTGCAGGCCTGTCAGCATGGCTAGGTGCTCCTGCTTCAGGAAGGCGATGCCTCTCTCCACACTGGCCACCTGCTGCTCCAGCCTGCCGGCGTCCATGGCAGCACacaacctgcacacacacacacacacacacacatacagctggATGTCTCATTTCTGCTGTTAATGTCCCAACATGAGCTCTGATATAAAGCACTGCATGGATATTTACTTTCTAATCCACTGCGAACACACCATTTATTTACCAAGAAACCATCCTTTATCCTTTTGTTTTGCAACATATAAGAGCTTCATTAGatcattttcttttctaaatgCATGAATGTCTATTTTAATCTCATTCAGTTTGATTTCTCGTCCATAAGTCTGCTCCCTGCTGCTCATATCTACCTGTAACTGCGCCTGCATCCTCTGACCGTGTGGCCTACCGTGATACTGAAGAGATTTCCTCCTCAGAGCGTGTCTCATGGATCCTCGTATCGCCCTGCTATCTGCGTCCTTGACGCTGCACAGATGGAGGAAACAAAAGATGGCTGCAGAAACGCGCAGCGTGCAGAAACGCTCTCAGCTGAGCCGTTTCTGCTGCAGCAGAGCGACGCTTTCTCTGTTCCCTCTGTGAATGAATCCTGCTGCAGTCTCAGCCGGAATAACCTAGTCATAACCTTCTGGTGATAGGCTACGTGCAGAGCGGAGCCGCTGCTTGATTCACAACAAAGCAACTGTGTATGAGAGGTGATCAGTGCCAccgacgaggaggaggaggaggaggaggaagctccaaagctcttattttatgtctcctcaatcccagtggttctcaacctttcttCAGAGATGTAcctcctgtgaaatattttttcagccaagtaccccctaaccagggcaaagcatttttggttggaaAAAAACGTTATTATTAAAcgttggaactgataaacacatgataaactgataaacacatagaAAATTCaaacatctgaaaaaaaaaccctatttcaaacattttaaatgttaataatccatgactaaatttattgcaaatatttctcatcactaaaatgtagtgattcaaactaatgtagtgacaacagtgagcatataataataagcatttaaaactataactgctacgcttcaaccaagactccatctttgagttttcaagtgattgacaggtgatgccaggtggcatatgacaggttgggtcgaaccatcctgctatgggggagactctgggtttttaggatcatgaaattgaatagcctactgaatctaaaattcattttatgaaattatacttatattttactaaaatatttattaaataattatttttaacagatttttgcatggatgctactttttaaatgtatattttaaaaattcacgaaccccctggagtgccttcgcGTACCCCGCTGGTAGATGTACCCCCATTTCAGAACCACTGCTCTATCCtagcttgaaccggaagttatTTTGCGTGCACCATCTTTACGAccatcccaaagctcttattcatgctcagaggatagaggatagagcaGCGGCTCCCTTTTTTTTAGCTGcacacccccttctatgtcccaaccgggttgacgctcccccaatcccccacaccttcaaaaaaaaaaaaaaaatgcaacaagctttttatagccatattaaaggtggcatgtttaatcatgctcaaatgaccagaacacacatataataaaataatcacgatTACAACAATGATCTCAAACACTGATCACTGCAGTGTAACCAGTGAATGGATGGACATACTTTCCTGTTATGCGTCTCAATTAGAGATCGATACGGCCTGGTTTTAATTAGGTGACTATTCAAGAAGTTGGCTTGCATTATATGTTGGTTGGCGTTCGTATGGTCTTAAAACCAATACACATTAGACGGCGGTAAACTTACACTTTTGACGTGAAAGTCATGCTCCCTGCTCCTTTCGTCAGGTAGGCCCACCTGTTTCCATCCGGAGTCGGAGACACGATGAGATATGGAAATCCGTATCCGCCCAGATTGGGATCACGGTGATCCGTCCTGCCAATGTTTTGAAATACTCAGATAAAGTCAGCAGGATCACCTTGATCCATGACTGAGAAAAGAAGGATTTCCAGATTCCAAATTTTGAAATACTTGGCCCAGGTCTTCGCTATACTCCGTTAATTAACAAGCTTAAATTGTGGTTTATTTTAgagaatatgatttttttttgtctcaaaaGATTTACTTCATAATCTctgagaaagtttttttttcataaatgtaCCACTCTAATTTcagggaaaaaatattttaactctgaataaaatcaaagaaaaatcaaagaaaaagaaaattcattaatttaggaggtctgcattaaaaaaaataaaaataaaggaagtCTGTGTGAacctgaccccaattgggttcAGACAGAGAAGCTCTAAATCAAATATCTTAACttacttttttcatataaaaatattgcATCGCAACCTGTACACTTAAAACATTAATCCCATAATAATGAATATTATGTAGATTAAACAGAAGAACAACATCTGCACAAGTTCACGTtgactttattttctctgtgaCACGCTGGTTATCAGACGCCCTGAACTGTGCAGCATCAATGACACACTGATAAATAAACTGTGACACAGCagttaaagcatcttcttcacTCTCTCAGTCTCTTTCCTCTGAAGTGTTTGACCAGGCTGAGCCTCTCCTGGCCGCCCTCCTGTTTGTCTCCCATGCTTGGGAGGCGAACCCGCTCACTGTGCGGAGACGTCTTGTAGAAAGGACAGACTTTCAGATGAGCAGACAGCTGAGAGACGTCCCCCATGTGCCAAGAGTCCACCGAGGAAAAGAGGGGACTGAACTCCCAGACCTGCAGAGGACCAGGAGAAGAGTCAGGATGTAATGccagataataaaacaataaaatgctgtgtttgatttttatttctcacAGGTTTGGCCGTCCACTTGGCTCCTCCGTGCTCCTTGCTGCTCCTCTCCCAGCGGAGGCTGACCATCcctctctcctgcagcagagacGAGCACACCTGCCTCATCAGCCGGGACACCAGAGCCAACTGGGACAGGGACAGACTGTCCAGGAAACTGGCCATGTGGCACAGCACCTCGTAGGGCAGCGAACTCAGAGGGTCCTCGCCTCCTTTTCCCCgacctcctctcttcctctgagcagaggaggaggaggagaagggggagTCTGAGTGCCTGGGCGGCTGAGAGACTTCGAGTGTTGGACGCAGGTTGAAAATTCTCAGCTGCTTACTGGAGGAAATAAAATATACCAATGAGAATTTCACTCACTGAAGGGTAAAGTTTGAGCTTCTAAACTTAAAtagaaaagacaagaaatgtattttaagtccaatattcacccTCT
Coding sequences within it:
- the ccdc92bb gene encoding coiled-coil domain-containing protein 92, with translation MDAGRLEQQVASVERGIAFLKQEHLAMLTGLQLEITHLKRRCHELSCELDSRFPDRSTEEEEAELAARCEAAVRLLEDQQCMMVAARGELRAGRARASALGRNLREEERHFLEELKRRSHKITLLSRELQRQNVTTTTLCHELHAARLKLFQQRQSTESGAEGEEEPRGKEEEEEEDDEDDDYEGEGSDWLLSPPPPVSPSQSDTRHKRRVTVREERVRACVPQERVTSPQRPHPMPDPALFLVPLRYRLLRLRQPIRTQEGEGLEDEWEDIEDSRVHRRVDMGAGEGETAL